The DNA region ACTTTCGTAAATTCCTTGAGCTACTTTTTGTTGGAAGGATGAAGACTTTAACCACCTCTCCTCTTTTTTATTCGACATAAACGCTGTCTCGATCAGAACATTCGGCATGGATGCGCCAACCATTACATAAAACCCGGCCTGCTTAACCCCGCGATTCCGAAGTCCGGTGTGTTTAGCAAGAGATTCCTGAATCATGTTCGCGAGGTCCTGGCTTTCCTTATTATACGCATTCTGTGCCATTGTCGCCAGAATGATGTTTTCCTCGCTGAGTCCGGAGTTCTGGGCACCATCATCGTATTTTATAACCTCGTTTTCACGTTGAGCAATCTCGACGGCTTCGTCAGATTTAGCTAATCCCAAAAAATAAGTTGACGCACCTTTGAGTTTTGAATTGCGGTTCCAATTGGCATGTATACTGATAAAAAGCTTCGCCTGCTTCTCATTGGCAAACTGAGTTCTTTCTTTTAAAGAAATATAAGTATCATTTTTTCTGGTCATAAAAACCTGAACCTTTAATTTTTTCTCTAAGAGTTTTTTTAGCTTCTTAGCAATGCCAAGCACTACGTCCTTTTCATAAGAGCCTCTCACGCCAATTGTGCCGGGGTCACGACCGCCGTGACCGGGATCGATTACGATTTTATCGATCAGCCATTTTTCCCGGTCATTCTTCAGTTTCTTGAGAAGGTCGGGACTCACCTTGTCCTTGGGAATCGAAACCAGCAGTTCATTCGAATGGTGAGTCACGTGCAAATCCATGCCCGAAATATCTTTGTTCAATTTAAATGTAATAGTAACCATCTGATCTAATTGCACGGGCACGATTTCCCTCACCAGCCCCTTCTTGAAACTTTTCACGAAAGACTTCTCATTTATCTTGCCGTTCAAGATATCGAGATAAAATGCCCTTTGGCTGTAGCGGGCACTGACGCTCGTTTTACTGAATTCTCTTAAAGTGCTAATCCGAATTAATGTACCGTTCAGTTTTTCCTCGACCTGTACTCCGGTAATGTTTGTGGTTAATGAAAGCTCATCCACCCCATTACCATTCGTTGATTTATCCAGAAGATCCTTAACAATCGGTATAAAGAACTTTACCGGCACGTAAATTTCGCCGTCAGAGTATTTGGTTTCAACAGGCAATTGCCATACCTTGTGACCACCCATAACAAATGGATTAAAAGCTGTAACCGTGATCTTTTCCTCACCGAGGTATAAAATTGCTTTTCGGACTTTATTGCTGTAATAGGTGTGTGTGTTTAAAGACTCAGCAATATCTTGAAGACCCACAAAGTAAAAATCCCTTCCTATCTTACGCGCTTTACGTTGCACGCTTCGTTCCCAGTCTGAATTCTGGGAATAAGATAAAAAGGGAATAAGTGTCAATAAACAGATGGAAAATCGAATGCTAAATTTGGGTATAAACCGCTTTTTAGACTCAATGAAAGGGATCAAAACTGTCTATTTCTCCGGTTCCTTCTCCTGACTATATTTCTGACTTGCTTCTTGCAGAATTCTCTTTTCTTCTTCACTGAGTTGATCGTAACCAACTTCATTTATCTTATCTAATATTTCATCAACTCGCTCGCGAATCTCGTGCATAGCCTGGTTGCGTTTCAGTTTCTGTACCGCGTGCTGTGATTCTCGCTGCTGTCGCAACCAATTTCCAAGAAAGTCGAGG from candidate division KSB1 bacterium includes:
- a CDS encoding N-acetylmuramoyl-L-alanine amidase is translated as MQRKARKIGRDFYFVGLQDIAESLNTHTYYSNKVRKAILYLGEEKITVTAFNPFVMGGHKVWQLPVETKYSDGEIYVPVKFFIPIVKDLLDKSTNGNGVDELSLTTNITGVQVEEKLNGTLIRISTLREFSKTSVSARYSQRAFYLDILNGKINEKSFVKSFKKGLVREIVPVQLDQMVTITFKLNKDISGMDLHVTHHSNELLVSIPKDKVSPDLLKKLKNDREKWLIDKIVIDPGHGGRDPGTIGVRGSYEKDVVLGIAKKLKKLLEKKLKVQVFMTRKNDTYISLKERTQFANEKQAKLFISIHANWNRNSKLKGASTYFLGLAKSDEAVEIAQRENEVIKYDDGAQNSGLSEENIILATMAQNAYNKESQDLANMIQESLAKHTGLRNRGVKQAGFYVMVGASMPNVLIETAFMSNKKEERWLKSSSFQQKVAQGIYESVKEFKRKYELTIQTGK